The genomic stretch ACCAATATTGCCGGTCATTTTAGTCTCACCGGCCATCCGGCTAACGGAACCGTGTACGAGTTTAATTATGGATTTGGAGTAGGTATAGTTAAAACTACAGCATCTCAAACGAGAGTTTATCCAGTTCCTATGAATGAAACTTTGCACGTTGAGTTGCCTTTTGAAGGTTTAAAACAAGTACAGATATTAGATGTAACTGGCAAAATTGTGAGTGAAACCCCAACTTACGCGCAATGGTTAATGTTGCCAGTTAATCATCTAAACGAAGGTGCTTATATTCTTAAAATATCTACTGTAGATGAGGAAGCTATATTTAAACTCGTCAAATAGGTCATCCACGCGCTAAGGAATAGCTGGTTTTAGGCTTCTGCTGGCAGTGGGAAAGGGCCTTGGTATGATCATATTCCAAAGTCCTCCTCAATGACCTACCACCAGTCGCTTGGCTCCTGCCAAGTGACGGCTACGTTTTGCAGCCTATGGCTGTAGTTATGATTCATTACCTGCCTCCTTAAGCATCCAATACCTTCAGTGGGCTTTCCGGGCAAGCGCTGCTGTAGTACCGTACCAATGTTCTGGCAGAGTCACATATCCTGCTTTTACCGGGTTCAAATGAATATATTCTATTTTTTGGTCAATGATCCCGGGTTGGTTTAGCTCTTTGGGATGATTGGTAGGTTGCCAAAAGGCATAATCTTGTCCTTGGCGGTACTTGCCATAATATCTGAACAACCGCATCATCCAATTTCTTCGGCTCTCCGAAGGTTCAACCTGCACGGCCTTCATAATTTTCCGTGCTGTAAAGCTCTTGAAGTCTCTGATGACGGAATTTAATCGGGCATCATCGTGTCTGGCAATCAGGTGCAAATGGCTGGGCATAATTAGATATGCAAATAATTCCAGGCCTTTCTTCTCGCAACAGAATTTCAAGCTATCAATAACTATATCGCTATAGCAATGGCGGGTAAATATATCCACCCATCCAGCTATAGAAATTGTCAGGAAGTAGGGATAATCGGTGTTGGTCTTTCTAAATTCGGACATGACAATGGATTTATGGGGTTGAGGCAATAAACTTCGGCAAAATGCCTCGAAACATAGTCGTCACCCGGCATAGCCGGGCGACTGAGGGGGGAGGTGGGTGCTTGTTGAATTTTGAATTGAGAATTAGGAGCTATTGTTTAAAAAAATGTAAGTTGCAGTCCAAACTCTAATTAATTATAGCAATGAACTTACGTTTAGAAAAAGTAGCTTTCTTTTTAGCTTTCATCATGGTTACATCAAGCTGTGGAAAGGAGGAACCTGGAACGGACACCAAATCCATAACTGCCGATTTTACCATCACAAACAATAATTGTGAAGCGCCATGCGATGTGGTTTTCAACAATTCTTCTTCTAACGCAACATCTTATCACTGGGACTTTGGGGATGGTGACACATCTACAGAAACAAGTCCCTCGCACACTTACCTGTCAGATGGCGATTACGAGGTAACCCTCACTGCCAATTCCGCAGGAGAAAGCAAAACTATCTCTAAAACTGCCACTATTGCCTTATACCCTGGCTTTATGAGCTATAAGATTGACGGGCAACTTTTTGTAGCCGATAAATTGAGTGCCGTTCGTATCACTTCAGATACTCGCCCTTATTTCCAATTAAGAGGTATTACTGGGAATAATTCCTACCCACAGTTATTTTTTCATTATGACGAAAACAATGGGGGCTTTAAAATCGGACAGGCTCTGAAGTTTGATCAATCCAGTCGTTCAATACGCACAGTTGAATTCATGGATGCATCGAATAAAATATACTTATCTTCCACTGATGCTAAAGGGGTTGACGTATTATTCAGTAAACTTACCTTTGAGAAAGGTGGCGAGGTAGAAGCAACCTTTTCCGGCAGAATATCAAGCTATTTAGGCGAGGAATTAGAAATTACAGAAGGCAAATTGAAAATGAAATTCTCAAATTAAATTCTACCCAGCCGTTATGCTCTGCTGACCCGGCTCCGCTGGCGCGCGTTTAGCGATAGCGTAACGCGTGCCTTTCTCAGATGACTACCCACCAAACCTCATCCTCCTGTCATGTTGGTTCGGCTAATATGTGTAACTGAGGAGACAACATTTTCTATA from Bacteroidia bacterium encodes the following:
- a CDS encoding transposase, producing the protein MSEFRKTNTDYPYFLTISIAGWVDIFTRHCYSDIVIDSLKFCCEKKGLELFAYLIMPSHLHLIARHDDARLNSVIRDFKSFTARKIMKAVQVEPSESRRNWMMRLFRYYGKYRQGQDYAFWQPTNHPKELNQPGIIDQKIEYIHLNPVKAGYVTLPEHWYGTTAALARKAH
- a CDS encoding PKD domain-containing protein → MNLRLEKVAFFLAFIMVTSSCGKEEPGTDTKSITADFTITNNNCEAPCDVVFNNSSSNATSYHWDFGDGDTSTETSPSHTYLSDGDYEVTLTANSAGESKTISKTATIALYPGFMSYKIDGQLFVADKLSAVRITSDTRPYFQLRGITGNNSYPQLFFHYDENNGGFKIGQALKFDQSSRSIRTVEFMDASNKIYLSSTDAKGVDVLFSKLTFEKGGEVEATFSGRISSYLGEELEITEGKLKMKFSN